A portion of the Bacillus sp. es.034 genome contains these proteins:
- a CDS encoding Na+/H+ antiporter subunit E translates to MAFQILLNFFLAFVWMFLSVSFTSQSFFIGFLLGLLVIFAFRRFFNSRFYLLRVAAVISLFFLFLKELILANISVLKTVLKPKLDFQPGIFALPTELKTDWEITLLANLITLTPGTLVMDVSYDKKILYVHAIDMPDVDEAINEIKDSFEKAIMEVSR, encoded by the coding sequence ATGGCTTTTCAAATATTATTAAACTTTTTCCTGGCCTTTGTCTGGATGTTTCTTTCGGTATCCTTTACTTCTCAGTCATTCTTTATTGGCTTTTTACTAGGATTGCTTGTTATCTTTGCATTCAGAAGATTTTTCAACTCACGGTTTTATTTATTACGGGTGGCTGCCGTGATCAGTTTATTCTTCCTATTCCTTAAGGAACTGATCCTGGCAAACATCTCGGTTTTAAAAACGGTGTTGAAACCGAAGTTGGACTTCCAGCCGGGCATCTTCGCTTTACCGACAGAATTAAAGACCGATTGGGAGATCACACTCTTGGCGAATCTGATCACCTTGACACCCGGTACGCTGGTCATGGACGTGTCTTACGACAAGAAGATTCTTTATGTTCATGCCATCGATATGCCGGATGTGGATGAAGCCATCAATGAAATAAAGGATTCTTTTGAAAAAGCCATCATGGAGGTGAGCCGCTAA
- a CDS encoding Na+/H+ antiporter subunit D: MTNLLILPILIPLFTAIILMFISKYVKLQRGISALSTLATVAASLVLINTVHQDGIQTVNLGSWEAPFGITLVSDMLSALLVTTTSIITFIVLLYSFKSIGVDRERFYYYPVVQFLLVGVNGAFTTGDIFNLFVFFEVMLMSSYVLLVLGGQKAQLREGIKYILVNVISSALFVITVAYLYSVVGTLNMADISRKIAEVEQPGIITSIAILFLLVFGLKGAIFPLYFWLPGSYYAPPTPVLALFGALLTKVGVYSIIRTYTLFFYHDTGFTHEILGILAILTMVLGCIGAIAYWDVKKIIIYNIVIAVGVILFGVSTMNPEALEGAIYYLVHDMIIKAALFLLVGVMIAITGTANLRKMGGLIKDYPWLGWTFLVAAFSLAGIPPLSGFIGKFLIVRGSFSAGAYVGAGVVLASSLLVLYSVIKIFLNGIWGTPKEYNGVSKGDARYLWMTSAVLVVLAVVYGLGAEAMRPLFSQATEVLVNPNLYIDAVLKE; this comes from the coding sequence ATGACTAACTTATTAATACTACCGATTCTAATCCCGTTATTCACGGCGATTATCTTAATGTTCATCAGCAAATATGTGAAATTGCAGCGAGGGATTTCAGCCCTGTCTACACTTGCCACCGTAGCAGCATCCCTCGTACTCATCAATACGGTTCACCAGGATGGAATTCAGACGGTGAACCTCGGAAGCTGGGAGGCTCCTTTTGGGATCACCCTCGTTTCCGACATGCTCTCTGCCTTACTGGTCACTACGACCAGTATCATAACCTTTATCGTACTTCTCTACTCGTTTAAGTCAATTGGAGTGGACAGGGAGCGATTCTACTATTATCCGGTCGTTCAGTTTCTATTGGTTGGAGTGAACGGGGCCTTCACGACAGGCGATATCTTCAACCTATTCGTCTTTTTCGAAGTCATGCTCATGAGCTCTTATGTTCTGCTGGTCCTCGGCGGGCAGAAGGCGCAGCTGCGTGAAGGAATCAAATACATTCTCGTGAATGTCATCTCCTCCGCACTATTCGTCATTACCGTTGCATACTTGTATTCAGTCGTTGGAACGTTGAATATGGCGGATATTTCGAGGAAAATTGCCGAAGTGGAACAGCCTGGCATCATCACGAGCATCGCCATCCTGTTCCTATTGGTCTTTGGGCTTAAAGGTGCAATCTTTCCGTTGTACTTCTGGCTGCCCGGCTCTTACTATGCTCCGCCGACCCCGGTGCTCGCTCTGTTCGGAGCCCTGCTTACGAAGGTCGGTGTTTATTCGATTATCCGGACATACACGTTATTTTTCTATCACGATACCGGATTTACCCATGAGATCCTGGGTATATTGGCCATCCTTACCATGGTGCTCGGCTGTATCGGCGCCATTGCCTATTGGGATGTTAAAAAGATCATAATCTATAACATTGTCATTGCTGTCGGTGTGATTTTGTTCGGAGTATCGACGATGAATCCTGAAGCACTGGAGGGTGCGATTTATTACCTGGTTCATGACATGATCATCAAAGCCGCATTATTCCTTCTGGTGGGTGTCATGATTGCCATCACCGGCACGGCAAACCTGAGAAAAATGGGCGGATTGATCAAGGACTATCCTTGGCTCGGGTGGACATTCCTTGTTGCCGCATTCTCCCTTGCAGGCATCCCGCCTTTAAGCGGTTTTATCGGGAAATTCTTGATCGTACGGGGAAGTTTTTCGGCAGGAGCCTATGTAGGGGCAGGAGTCGTCCTCGCATCCAGTCTGTTGGTGCTCTACTCTGTCATTAAGATCTTCCTGAATGGCATATGGGGAACCCCGAAGGAATATAACGGAGTGTCAAAGGGAGACGCCCGTTACTTATGGATGACGTCTGCTGTACTCGTCGTGCTCGCTGTAGTTTACGGCCTTGGTGCAGAAGCGATGCGTCCACTCTTTTCACAAGCAACCGAAGTACTGGTGAATCCGAATCTCTATATAGACGCAGTGTTAAAGGAGTAA
- a CDS encoding YuiB family protein, with protein MPIHVMIISMLLFFVLFFGIGFLLNMLLRMTWIMAIIYPIVVIFIVDEVRFIDYFRNAGESFSELGTRLSHLAVADLVILGSGLAGAILSGIVMRILRAKGYRMF; from the coding sequence ATGCCTATACATGTAATGATTATATCGATGCTTCTATTTTTTGTTCTATTTTTCGGAATAGGATTTTTGTTAAATATGTTATTGCGTATGACGTGGATTATGGCCATCATTTATCCGATTGTCGTTATTTTTATCGTGGACGAAGTTCGTTTTATAGATTACTTCCGAAATGCAGGGGAGTCTTTTTCGGAACTTGGGACAAGACTCAGCCACTTGGCTGTAGCCGATCTAGTGATTCTTGGAAGCGGCCTCGCAGGTGCCATCCTGTCAGGCATCGTTATGAGAATCCTAAGAGCAAAAGGATATAGAATGTTCTAA
- a CDS encoding fructose bisphosphate aldolase encodes MNKSQFDKMKNGEGFIAALDQSGGSTPKALAGYGVLEDSYSNEDEMFDKVHEMRTRIITSPSFSHERILGVILFEQTMDREIEGKYTADYLADKGIVPFLKVDKGLVEEKNGVQLMKPIPDLEETLRRATERKIFGTKMRSVIYEPNTSGIKEVVDQQFDIGKRIIAAGLVPIIEPEVNIHSEQKKKSEDILCDEILKHLNELAEDENVMLKLSIPTKANAYKKLVEHPRVVRVVALSGGYSRDQANEKLKENDGVIASFSRALAADLSADQTDEEFDAALKKAVDSIYEASVHKN; translated from the coding sequence ATGAACAAAAGTCAATTCGACAAAATGAAGAACGGAGAAGGATTCATCGCGGCGCTTGATCAAAGCGGCGGCAGTACACCGAAGGCATTGGCAGGGTACGGAGTCCTTGAAGATTCTTATTCCAATGAAGACGAAATGTTTGATAAGGTCCATGAAATGCGGACGAGGATCATCACTTCCCCATCCTTCAGCCACGAGAGGATCCTCGGGGTCATTCTTTTTGAACAAACGATGGACCGGGAAATCGAAGGCAAATATACAGCGGACTACCTTGCAGACAAAGGCATCGTCCCTTTCCTGAAAGTGGATAAAGGACTGGTGGAAGAGAAGAATGGTGTCCAGCTCATGAAACCGATCCCTGACTTGGAAGAGACTCTGCGCCGTGCCACTGAACGGAAGATTTTCGGCACGAAAATGCGCTCAGTTATCTACGAACCGAACACGAGCGGCATCAAAGAAGTAGTCGATCAGCAGTTCGACATTGGAAAACGCATCATCGCTGCTGGTTTGGTTCCGATCATCGAACCTGAAGTCAATATCCACAGTGAACAAAAGAAAAAATCTGAAGACATTCTATGCGATGAAATCCTGAAGCATTTGAATGAACTAGCTGAAGATGAAAACGTCATGCTGAAGCTCTCGATCCCTACGAAAGCGAATGCGTATAAAAAATTGGTTGAGCATCCACGTGTCGTGCGGGTCGTCGCACTTTCAGGAGGCTATTCCCGTGATCAAGCTAACGAGAAGCTGAAAGAAAATGACGGAGTGATTGCAAGCTTCTCCCGGGCATTGGCAGCCGACCTGAGTGCCGATCAAACCGATGAAGAGTTTGATGCTGCGTTGAAGAAGGCTGTTGATTCGATTTATGAGGCGTCCGTTCATAAGAACTGA
- a CDS encoding 3D domain-containing protein, translated as MNLFKSWTKRFVMISLFILALGTTFQSVSGVEAQTFKTWMMDKGDSDQMSLQDKEHKTNPLHLSFKFLKSFTGYETKVSASASAKPATLEESIDWDQYTKHKVVATGYTAGVESTGKDPGHPLYGITYSGVKVKRDLYSTIAADISIYPIGTILFIPHYGYGVVADTGSAITGNKLDLYYETVDDVYNEWGKQTLEVYVVQMGTGELSEQDLTDLNENKSMQVFRQQILSPEKE; from the coding sequence ATGAATCTGTTTAAAAGTTGGACAAAGAGATTCGTTATGATCAGTTTATTTATCCTTGCACTCGGTACGACCTTTCAATCGGTGTCGGGGGTAGAGGCGCAAACCTTTAAAACCTGGATGATGGACAAGGGTGACAGTGATCAGATGAGTCTCCAAGACAAAGAGCATAAGACAAATCCACTGCATTTGTCATTCAAGTTTCTTAAAAGTTTTACAGGCTATGAGACAAAAGTGTCAGCAAGTGCATCTGCCAAGCCTGCCACATTGGAAGAATCCATTGATTGGGATCAATATACGAAACATAAGGTTGTAGCAACGGGCTATACGGCCGGCGTTGAATCGACGGGGAAGGACCCGGGTCATCCCCTTTACGGCATTACATATTCAGGAGTGAAAGTGAAGCGCGATCTGTATTCTACGATAGCAGCGGATATTTCCATCTATCCAATCGGAACCATCCTGTTTATCCCTCACTATGGTTATGGGGTCGTAGCTGATACAGGGAGCGCGATCACAGGAAATAAATTGGACCTCTATTATGAAACGGTGGACGACGTTTATAATGAATGGGGTAAACAAACACTGGAAGTCTATGTGGTCCAGATGGGTACAGGTGAGTTATCCGAACAGGACTTGACCGATCTGAATGAAAACAAATCCATGCAGGTTTTCAGGCAGCAGATTTTATCACCAGAAAAAGAATAG
- a CDS encoding Na+/H+ antiporter family protein — protein MNAVVIAVLVMLVLSLARVNVVFALITGALVGGLTGGLGLDETISVFTEGISGGASIALSYALLGGFAVAISYTGIPNLLVDWVLKVVGKKGDSRKTALSKALIVISILIMACFSQNVIPIHIAFIPILIPPLLKVMTELRIDRRLIASVITFGLTAPYILLPVGFGLQFHEIIAQNMASSGMEINMGDIPKAMLLPVGGMVIGLLIAVFVSYRKPRDYSEAEEVIADEKVVYNKRAMVFALISIVVALYVQLQLESMIFGALAGIAVLYLSGSVKWKEADGLLNEGMKMMAFIGFVMITASGFAAVVTETGDVETLVKATADVIGGNQALAALIMLVVGLLVTMGIGSSFATIPIIAAIFVPLAMELGFSPLATVAIVGTAGALGDAGSPASDSTLGPTAGLNADGQHNHIWDTCVPTFLHYNIPLILFGWIAAIIL, from the coding sequence ATGAACGCAGTTGTGATAGCGGTTCTTGTCATGCTCGTGTTGAGCCTTGCACGTGTGAACGTGGTATTCGCCCTGATTACGGGTGCACTGGTCGGGGGACTGACTGGCGGACTGGGATTGGACGAGACGATATCCGTCTTTACGGAGGGAATTAGCGGCGGGGCGAGCATCGCGTTAAGTTATGCCCTGCTGGGTGGATTTGCAGTGGCCATTTCCTATACGGGAATTCCGAATCTCCTCGTTGACTGGGTATTGAAGGTCGTTGGGAAAAAAGGGGATTCAAGAAAGACAGCCCTTTCGAAAGCACTTATTGTTATTTCTATTTTAATCATGGCTTGTTTTTCTCAGAATGTGATTCCGATTCACATCGCTTTTATCCCGATTCTCATCCCGCCTTTATTGAAGGTGATGACGGAGTTGCGGATCGATAGACGTTTGATCGCATCGGTGATCACGTTTGGATTGACGGCTCCATATATTCTTTTGCCGGTAGGATTTGGACTTCAGTTCCATGAAATCATCGCTCAGAACATGGCTTCAAGTGGAATGGAAATCAACATGGGCGATATTCCGAAAGCCATGCTTCTCCCTGTAGGAGGAATGGTCATCGGATTACTGATTGCTGTATTTGTGAGTTATCGGAAACCGAGAGACTACAGTGAAGCTGAAGAAGTCATTGCCGATGAAAAGGTCGTTTACAATAAAAGAGCGATGGTTTTCGCTCTCATTTCCATCGTAGTGGCCTTATACGTTCAGCTTCAGTTGGAATCGATGATCTTTGGGGCACTTGCAGGCATTGCGGTGCTGTATCTTTCAGGATCGGTTAAATGGAAAGAAGCAGACGGATTGTTGAATGAAGGAATGAAAATGATGGCCTTTATCGGCTTTGTCATGATCACGGCATCCGGATTTGCAGCAGTGGTGACGGAAACAGGAGATGTAGAAACATTGGTTAAGGCGACGGCTGATGTCATTGGCGGCAACCAGGCTTTGGCTGCCCTCATCATGCTCGTCGTCGGGCTCCTGGTGACGATGGGGATCGGTTCTTCATTTGCCACCATTCCGATCATTGCGGCCATCTTCGTCCCACTTGCCATGGAGCTTGGATTCAGCCCTCTCGCAACGGTTGCGATTGTCGGTACAGCAGGTGCACTTGGTGACGCCGGGTCGCCGGCATCAGACAGTACGCTTGGACCGACAGCGGGACTGAATGCCGATGGCCAGCATAATCACATCTGGGATACATGTGTCCCGACCTTTTTACACTATAATATTCCATTGATCCTGTTCGGTTGGATCGCAGCGATCATACTATAA
- a CDS encoding YuiA family protein translates to MRATANAKTKYCLYCSGKGYFQLVLGGSETCPCCGGSGKQK, encoded by the coding sequence ATGAGAGCTACTGCGAATGCTAAAACGAAATACTGTCTTTATTGTTCAGGAAAAGGGTACTTTCAGTTAGTATTGGGTGGTTCTGAAACGTGTCCGTGCTGCGGAGGCAGCGGGAAACAGAAATAA
- a CDS encoding DUF2188 domain-containing protein, which yields MSWTKNDYPDSLKNLPADVRNKAIEIANALLDEGYEEGRAIAIATDRAHQSEEGGASDKTEYLVTPHDDGWQLKKADGKRAILVESTKDKLLSKAKDYVTDHSGTLVVHKQDGSVEDHLYQR from the coding sequence ATGAGTTGGACAAAAAATGATTACCCTGATTCACTGAAGAACCTTCCTGCAGACGTACGGAACAAAGCCATTGAGATCGCCAATGCCCTTTTGGATGAAGGATATGAAGAGGGAAGGGCGATTGCCATCGCCACTGACCGTGCCCATCAGTCTGAAGAGGGAGGCGCATCGGATAAGACCGAATATCTCGTCACGCCTCATGACGACGGCTGGCAGTTAAAGAAGGCTGACGGAAAGAGGGCCATCCTGGTTGAGAGCACAAAGGACAAACTTCTATCGAAGGCGAAAGATTATGTGACGGATCATTCCGGGACACTGGTTGTGCATAAACAGGATGGAAGCGTTGAAGATCACTTGTATCAGCGCTAG
- a CDS encoding divergent PAP2 family protein, which translates to MEVLFNFPLWASLFSIFFAQFVKVPIQFIATREWNWSLITSTGGMPSSHSAAVTALSTGVALEVGLSSPIFAVSAMFAIITMFDATGVRRQAGEQAIVLNQLMVDFQRFMSEAKGWQNKPEQEKRKELKELLGHKPIEVFFGGLSGIILTLLLHYLFIV; encoded by the coding sequence ATGGAAGTACTGTTTAATTTTCCATTATGGGCGTCTTTATTTTCGATCTTTTTTGCTCAGTTTGTAAAGGTTCCCATACAGTTTATCGCGACGAGGGAATGGAACTGGTCATTGATCACCTCAACAGGGGGGATGCCGAGTTCCCATTCAGCGGCCGTGACGGCATTATCCACCGGGGTGGCCCTTGAGGTGGGACTCTCCTCCCCTATCTTCGCTGTATCTGCCATGTTTGCCATCATTACGATGTTTGATGCAACGGGTGTCAGAAGGCAGGCAGGAGAACAGGCGATCGTCCTCAATCAATTGATGGTGGATTTCCAGAGATTCATGTCAGAGGCTAAAGGCTGGCAGAACAAACCTGAACAAGAGAAGCGCAAGGAGCTGAAGGAATTACTCGGTCATAAACCGATTGAGGTATTCTTCGGTGGACTTTCAGGAATCATCCTGACGCTTCTGCTTCATTATTTATTCATCGTCTAG
- a CDS encoding leucyl aminopeptidase has product MKFSINQNEVTNANGECLVVGIYNQPTFEGELKELDHKFEGYLTQLAKDGDISSKHKKVSKIHTFGKLETKRIVFVGLGKHKELTFDLLKESLGSASKTLKNMKVSSFSVALETFVSEEMVATDVAHAFMEAFTMSTYEFDGYKKKSNEPEVHVEAIEFFTNGDSKEVETALHIGSAFGNGVNSARTLVNTPGNLLTSTKLAEYALELAERYSFEVEILDKEEMEHLGMGALLAVNQGSVEPPKMIVLKYNGKEEWKDVIGLVGKGITFDTGGYSLKPKDGIVGMKTDMGGAAAVLGAMEIIGEIKPEQNVVAVIPSTDNMVSGSAFKPDDVITSMSGKTIEVLNTDAEGRLALADGMTYAKHQGANYLVDVATLTGGVIVALGEDKTGALTNHEAFFEQVLEASGESGEFIWRLPYTENDKKRVRGSDIADLSNSPGRAGHAIMGGAFVGEFAEGLPWVHLDIAGTATTKGSHDLGPSGATGVMARTLALLVERFVPLEK; this is encoded by the coding sequence ATGAAATTTTCAATCAATCAAAATGAAGTAACCAATGCAAATGGAGAATGCCTCGTCGTGGGTATTTACAATCAGCCAACATTCGAAGGAGAGCTGAAAGAGCTCGATCATAAGTTTGAAGGCTATCTTACACAGCTTGCGAAGGATGGCGACATATCTTCCAAGCACAAGAAAGTATCAAAGATACATACGTTTGGAAAACTGGAAACGAAAAGGATCGTATTCGTAGGACTTGGAAAACACAAAGAGCTGACATTTGATCTTTTAAAAGAATCATTGGGCTCTGCGTCCAAAACCTTAAAAAATATGAAAGTGTCCTCGTTTTCAGTCGCACTTGAGACATTTGTTTCTGAGGAGATGGTGGCGACGGATGTGGCCCATGCCTTCATGGAAGCCTTTACGATGTCTACATATGAATTCGACGGTTATAAGAAGAAATCAAATGAACCGGAAGTACATGTAGAAGCAATCGAATTTTTTACAAACGGAGATTCGAAGGAAGTCGAGACGGCTTTGCACATTGGTTCTGCTTTCGGGAATGGAGTAAACTCAGCCCGTACACTGGTGAATACACCTGGTAATCTATTAACTTCGACAAAATTGGCAGAATACGCTCTGGAATTGGCTGAAAGATACAGCTTTGAGGTGGAAATCCTCGACAAGGAAGAAATGGAGCACCTTGGAATGGGGGCACTTCTTGCCGTGAACCAGGGATCCGTAGAACCTCCGAAGATGATCGTACTGAAGTATAACGGGAAAGAGGAATGGAAGGATGTCATCGGTTTAGTCGGGAAAGGGATCACGTTTGACACAGGCGGCTACTCCCTAAAGCCCAAAGATGGAATCGTCGGGATGAAAACCGATATGGGCGGTGCAGCTGCAGTACTCGGTGCCATGGAAATCATCGGGGAAATCAAACCGGAACAAAATGTCGTTGCCGTCATCCCGTCAACGGACAATATGGTGAGCGGCTCTGCATTCAAGCCTGACGATGTGATTACCTCCATGAGCGGTAAGACCATCGAAGTGTTGAATACCGACGCAGAGGGGCGTCTCGCGCTTGCTGACGGTATGACCTATGCCAAGCATCAAGGAGCCAACTATTTAGTGGACGTTGCAACCTTGACCGGTGGAGTCATCGTGGCTCTCGGTGAGGATAAAACCGGTGCCCTCACAAATCATGAAGCATTCTTCGAGCAGGTACTGGAGGCTTCAGGGGAATCAGGTGAATTTATCTGGCGCCTTCCTTATACGGAAAATGATAAAAAGCGGGTCCGTGGAAGTGATATTGCCGATTTGAGCAACTCACCGGGACGAGCAGGCCATGCGATCATGGGTGGAGCGTTCGTCGGTGAATTTGCTGAAGGCCTGCCTTGGGTACACCTCGACATCGCCGGGACGGCTACTACAAAAGGGAGCCATGATCTCGGTCCTTCAGGTGCCACAGGCGTCATGGCAAGAACCCTTGCCTTACTGGTCGAACGCTTTGTGCCATTAGAAAAATAA
- a CDS encoding cobalamin-binding protein gives MKIVSICPSNTEIIDYLGLTPLLAGVDDYSDYPSEVKSLPQLGPDLSINMDKLESLKPDLVFSSLSVPGMEKNIEELEKKNIPHITLNPQSFTDIADDLLTVGRACGIEEHAIKRRQEFLGTVERLKTIGEKVSHPPSLYWEWWPKPVFTPGRVNWLTELSTMVGARNLFDDVDLASVQTDWEDVLKRDPDYICLAWVGVRQSRVKPELVKNRPEWNTLDAVQGDRIFVLEEALYCRPSPLLLKGAVKLARLLHPDLYHET, from the coding sequence ATGAAAATCGTATCCATTTGCCCCAGTAATACAGAAATCATCGATTACCTGGGATTGACACCTCTTCTTGCAGGCGTTGACGATTACTCCGACTATCCGTCAGAGGTAAAGTCCCTTCCACAGCTCGGACCGGATCTATCGATTAACATGGATAAGCTCGAGTCATTGAAGCCGGATCTGGTGTTTTCATCCTTAAGCGTCCCAGGTATGGAGAAAAATATAGAAGAACTCGAAAAGAAGAATATCCCCCACATCACCTTGAACCCCCAGAGCTTCACGGACATTGCGGATGATCTCCTTACGGTTGGGAGAGCCTGTGGGATCGAGGAGCATGCCATAAAACGCCGCCAGGAATTTTTGGGTACTGTCGAACGTTTAAAGACGATCGGGGAAAAGGTATCACATCCCCCGTCCCTTTATTGGGAATGGTGGCCGAAACCCGTCTTCACCCCAGGAAGGGTCAACTGGCTGACCGAGTTAAGCACAATGGTCGGTGCACGAAACCTTTTTGACGATGTGGACCTGGCAAGTGTTCAAACCGATTGGGAGGACGTATTGAAGCGCGATCCGGATTATATCTGCCTGGCATGGGTCGGTGTCAGGCAAAGCAGGGTCAAGCCTGAACTCGTAAAGAACCGCCCTGAGTGGAATACACTCGACGCTGTACAGGGAGACCGGATTTTCGTCCTGGAAGAAGCACTCTATTGCAGGCCATCCCCCCTTCTGTTAAAAGGGGCCGTGAAGCTTGCCCGGTTGCTTCATCCCGATTTATATCATGAAACGTAA
- a CDS encoding NUDIX hydrolase yields MKRGKVWLAVAGLVMDEDGKWLVVKKKYSGLKGMWSLPAGFVNAGETVDEAVIREVKEETGLHTTIKGIIGVRSGVIQNDISDNMMIFLLKNEGISSIKKEEAELWDVQWKSPQDLLADEKTSVMVHEMIKRVGSRQKLNMIEGINPGDQFAYTNYHLFL; encoded by the coding sequence ATGAAAAGGGGTAAAGTGTGGCTGGCCGTTGCAGGTCTGGTCATGGATGAGGATGGGAAATGGCTCGTGGTTAAAAAGAAATACAGCGGATTGAAAGGGATGTGGTCCCTGCCTGCAGGATTTGTCAACGCCGGGGAAACCGTCGATGAAGCAGTCATAAGAGAAGTGAAGGAAGAAACGGGGTTACATACAACCATCAAAGGGATCATCGGCGTAAGGTCGGGAGTCATCCAGAACGATATCAGCGACAATATGATGATCTTTCTGCTCAAGAATGAGGGAATTTCTTCTATTAAAAAAGAGGAAGCTGAGTTGTGGGATGTCCAGTGGAAATCGCCTCAAGATCTTCTGGCAGATGAGAAGACATCCGTGATGGTGCATGAGATGATCAAACGAGTGGGTTCCAGGCAGAAGTTGAATATGATCGAAGGCATCAATCCAGGTGACCAATTCGCCTACACAAACTACCATTTATTTTTATAA
- the mnhG gene encoding monovalent cation/H(+) antiporter subunit G, which translates to MSEIIRFFIGFFLVIGGFLSLVTAFGVLRLPDVYTRNHAASKSATLGVMSILLATFLYFYLEHGHFNSRLILAIVFIFVTAPVSGHLISRAAYNTGVKLWDKSVRDDLKDKEQYERQNSQ; encoded by the coding sequence GTGAGCGAGATCATTAGATTTTTCATCGGATTCTTTTTAGTCATTGGAGGTTTTCTCAGCCTGGTCACGGCTTTCGGCGTATTGAGACTTCCTGATGTATATACGAGAAATCATGCTGCATCGAAAAGTGCGACGCTCGGGGTCATGTCGATCCTGCTCGCCACATTTCTTTACTTTTATCTGGAGCATGGTCACTTCAATTCAAGACTGATCCTGGCCATCGTCTTCATCTTTGTCACAGCGCCGGTTTCCGGCCACCTCATTTCACGAGCCGCCTATAATACCGGCGTCAAACTTTGGGACAAAAGTGTACGGGATGACTTAAAGGATAAAGAACAATATGAGCGTCAGAACAGTCAATGA
- a CDS encoding Na(+)/H(+) antiporter subunit C, translated as MEILMAVVVGILFTSAVYLMLSKSLLRIIIGTALLSHGAHLLILSVSGLKGGAAPLLGEHAKDYVDPLPQALILTAIVISFGVTAFFLVLAYRAYQELGTDNMDQMRGNEGND; from the coding sequence ATGGAGATCCTCATGGCCGTCGTCGTCGGAATCCTATTTACAAGCGCCGTGTACTTAATGTTATCCAAGAGCTTGCTCCGAATCATCATCGGGACAGCCCTGTTAAGCCACGGTGCCCATTTATTGATCCTTTCCGTGAGTGGTCTTAAAGGGGGAGCTGCCCCGCTTCTCGGGGAACACGCTAAAGACTATGTTGATCCCCTGCCCCAGGCATTGATCCTGACGGCAATCGTGATCAGCTTTGGAGTGACTGCTTTCTTCCTCGTTCTCGCTTATCGGGCTTATCAGGAGCTTGGCACGGATAATATGGATCAGATGAGAGGTAACGAAGGAAATGACTAA
- a CDS encoding Na(+)/H(+) antiporter subunit F1: MLHLVFQITLLCVSISMLGLVYRVVKGPTIPDRVVALDAIGINLIAIIALVSMMLDTYAFLEVILLLGILAFIGTVAFSKFLEKGEIIERERDH; the protein is encoded by the coding sequence ATGTTACATCTGGTCTTTCAAATTACGTTATTATGCGTCTCCATATCCATGCTCGGCCTCGTTTACCGAGTGGTGAAAGGTCCCACGATCCCTGATCGGGTAGTGGCACTCGATGCAATCGGGATCAATCTGATCGCCATCATTGCACTCGTTTCGATGATGCTCGATACGTACGCTTTTCTAGAAGTGATCCTGCTTCTCGGGATCCTTGCTTTCATCGGAACCGTCGCCTTTTCAAAGTTCCTGGAGAAAGGGGAGATCATCGAACGTGAGCGAGATCATTAG
- a CDS encoding hotdog fold thioesterase has translation MNTENTLISALGIEFVELGKGKVIATMPVNEQTRQPFGFLHGGASVALAETVASVGAVQLIDLDKEICFGLEINANHIKAKREGIVTATGTVMHQGRTTMVWDIKLTDEDDQLICVSRCTMAVVPKR, from the coding sequence GTGAATACAGAGAACACATTGATCAGTGCGTTAGGGATTGAATTTGTAGAACTTGGAAAGGGAAAGGTCATTGCGACGATGCCGGTGAATGAACAGACGAGACAGCCGTTCGGCTTCCTTCATGGCGGGGCTTCTGTGGCACTGGCAGAAACGGTTGCGAGTGTAGGGGCGGTACAGTTGATCGATCTGGACAAAGAAATATGCTTCGGCCTTGAAATCAACGCGAATCATATTAAAGCGAAGCGTGAAGGGATCGTCACTGCGACGGGAACGGTCATGCATCAGGGCAGGACCACCATGGTATGGGACATTAAGCTTACAGATGAGGACGATCAATTGATCTGTGTATCGCGCTGCACGATGGCAGTGGTACCGAAACGCTGA